A part of Thermodesulforhabdaceae bacterium genomic DNA contains:
- the lspA gene encoding signal peptidase II produces the protein MVNLEKWKRFLPFWITGMLIFLIDQLTKHLIVAVLPLHDKLEILPGFLNLVHVRNTGVAFSLFAQLRESSLIFGVIALCAVVILHIIVVRMEQASLGEIIPLGLILGGAIGNLFDRIRTGAVIDFIDLYIGNYHWPAFNVADSAITIGAILLGMRILCSNSTSSKSKTSINQ, from the coding sequence ATGGTAAATCTAGAAAAATGGAAGCGGTTTTTACCTTTTTGGATTACGGGAATGCTGATCTTTTTAATCGATCAGTTAACAAAACACCTTATTGTTGCAGTTCTACCTTTACACGATAAGCTTGAAATACTGCCCGGCTTTTTAAATTTGGTCCATGTAAGAAACACGGGAGTTGCTTTTAGCCTTTTTGCCCAGCTTCGAGAATCAAGTCTGATATTTGGTGTAATTGCTTTATGCGCTGTTGTGATTCTTCACATTATCGTTGTCCGTATGGAACAAGCATCGCTGGGGGAGATTATTCCGCTTGGATTAATTCTCGGTGGAGCAATAGGAAACCTTTTTGACCGCATACGCACAGGTGCTGTCATTGACTTTATAGACCTTTATATTGGAAACTACCACTGGCCAGCCTTTAACGTGGCCGATTCCGCCATCACCATCGGAGCCATCCTGCTTGGCATGAGAATCCTCTGTTCTAATTCCACCAGCAGTAAGTCAAAAACATCCATAAATCAGTAA